A genome region from Pyrenophora tritici-repentis strain M4 chromosome 9, whole genome shotgun sequence includes the following:
- a CDS encoding Tymo-45kd-70kd multi-domain protein — protein sequence MSSKFSFKPLTLAPINFSLTEGTSIPAPLDSPPDTPRPPTPGKGPLSSHPTSPGASPTRESPDSPPLGKTSDDSTAPAHLAQSRTSDAASTMSPTSPSSKRPASVRKFLGIRTLSSSDSLKSERPGSPATINSQAPSLNRRKSGSWFGKRKTFAVGAVPEGNVDTTTNFNGRTVSQPVAQAAPAPKPKGPPPPALPGLSSFGVNEDTLSLGADDMFANIGKAEVPKSTRW from the coding sequence ATGTCGTCCAAGTTCTCTTTCAAGCCGCTCACATTGGCGCCCATCAATTTCTCTCTCACCGAAGGCACCTCGATACCCGCGCCGCTCGACAGCCCACCCGACACTCCGCGCCCTCCCACGCCCGGCAAGGGCCCACTGTCGTCGCATCCGACTTCACCTGGCGCCTCGCCCACAAGAGAGTCGCCAGACTCGCCGCCTCTGGGTAAGACGTCAGACGACTCCACCGCGCCTGCCCATCTGGCTCAGAGCCGCACAAGTGATGCGGCAAGCACCATGTCTCCTACGAGCCCTTCGAGCAAGCGGCCCGCGTCGGTTCGCAAGTTTTTGGGCATCCGCACCCTTTCTTCTTCAGACAGCCTAAAGTCCGAGCGCCCGGGCTCGCCAGCGACAATAAACAGCCAGGCGCCCAGTCTGAACAGAAGGAAAAGCGGAAGCTGGTTCGGCAAACGGAAGACGTTCGCCGTCGGTGCCGTGCCAGAAGGAAACGTCGACACGACGACAAACTTCAACGGCCGTACAGTCTCGCAACCCGTCGCACAGGCCGCGCCCGCACCCAAGCCCAAGGGGCCGCCGCCGCCTGCCCTTCCCGGCCTCAGCTCCTTTGGTGTCAACGAAGACACGCTGAGTCTGGGTGCCGACGACATGTTTGCAAATATAGGAAAAGCAGAGGTGCCCAAGTCGACGAGATGGTAG